A segment of the Mycobacterium intracellulare ATCC 13950 genome:
GTGATCGGGATCACGGTCGCAAACGCGAGCATGTAGCCGGCGATGGTCCACGAGACGACCGCCTGAGTGGACCCGAACTGATCGATGAAGGTGCGTTGCGCGACGGCGACGACGGTGCTGTCCAGGACGGCCATGATGCAGGCCAGGCCACAGACTCCGGCGATCCGGAACAGCGCTGCGTCGAGCTTGTCCGGGTACTCGTCTGGGTGCCGCGACGGACCCGGCTCGATGGGCAACGGAACGGTGAAAGATGCGGAACGGGTGTTCTCCATGGCGCCGCTGAGCATATCCACCCGGCTAGCCGTGCTGAGGCGTTTTTACTCGTATTCGCCGCTATTACCACGCGTGTAATTCCTGCCGCGCAGAGGCGGCGCGGACGGCAGTTTAAAGCGAAAAAATCGGCTTTTCGCGGGCTACAGGACGCGAATGCGTTGTTCGCCGGCAGTTTCGCTTGCCGGCTTTTTCGGCAAAAAGGACGCCGGAATGATCGTGCAAACCACCAGCACGACGGCAATCACGAATACCGCGGTATACGCGTGGGAAAGATCATGCACCACATTCCCCCAAAAGCCCGGGACAAGGGCCTGCCGGGGGATTGCGGATTGGTCCACCGGCACCCCGTCGACGGTCGCACGCTGATGCAGGGCAGCAACCTTGTTTGCCGCGACGATATTTTGGCTCCGATTGAACTGATTGGTCAGGATCATCGACATCAGCGCGGTCCCCATCGAGCCGCCCACCTGGTGGTTGACGCTCATCAAGGTGGTTCCCCGGGCGATTTGATGCGGTGCCAGCGCCTGCACGGCCGCGACCGACAACGGCATCATCGTGCAGCCCATGCCCAGGCCCGTGACCGCCAGCGCCACCAGCAGCACAGGTAGATAGTGCGCCTGCTTGGCCACCCCGAACGCGAAGGCCCCCAGCCCGGCCGTGATCAGCACAATCCCGACCAGCACGATTTTGCCCGGCCCTTGCCTGTCCACCAGCGGCCCGGTCAGCCGCATGGTCAGCATGGCGCCGAGCCCCTGCGGGATCAGGTGCACGCCCGCCTGCATCGGCGTTTGGTGCAGCACCTGCTGGAAGTAGCTCGGAAGCAGCAGGCCGGCGCCGAAAAAGGCGGTCGCGAATACCAGCATCGTCACATTGGCGTGGGTCAGCACCGGATTGCGGAAGAGCCGCAGATCGATCAACGGATGATCCGCCCGGTGCCAGGCGTGCGCGACGAACCCCGCGATCAATGCCAGTCCGATCGTCGCCGGGATCACCACATGGCGGTCGGCCACGGTGCCGCGGCCCGGGACGGACGACACCGCGAACAGGAACATGGCCAGGCCGGGGGAGAGCAGCAGCACGCCGACGGCGTCGAACGTTTCCGACCGGACCGGATGGTCGCGGGGGAACACGATCGCCGCGAGAACAATGGTGAGCAGTCCGATCGGCACGTTGATCAGGAAGATCCATCGCCAGCTCGAGGTGTCGATCAGCCAGCCGCCCAGGATCGGGCCGCCGATCGGGGCGAGCAGCATCGGGATGCTCAGGATCGACATCAGGCGCCCGAGCCGGGCGGGGCCGGCCTCACGGGTCAAGATCATGAACCCCAACGGCAGCAGCATGCCGCCGCCGACACCCTGAACCACCCGAAAGATGATGAGCTGCAAGATGTTTGCGGCAATCGCGCACAGCAGTGATCCGAGCATGAATGCCAGCACGGAGCCTATGAACAGCCGCTTGGTGCCGAACCGGTCGGCGGCCCACCCGGTTATCGGGATCACTGTCGCCAGGGCGAGCGTGTAGCCCGTCATCGTCCAGGCCACGACCGCCTGCGAGGACGCGAACTGGTCGATGAAGGTGCGTTGCGCGACGCTGACCACCGTGACATCCAGGATCGCCATGACCGTGGCCAAGATGCACACGCCGGAGATCCGCAACAGCTCGGCGTCCAACTTGTCGGGATACTCCCGTGTGTCGGCGCCCGGCTGCCCCGCGGGGGCATGGGGCAGCGGCGCTCCGGCCGCTGCGTAGGAGGCCTCGTCCATGGCGTTGCTTAGCATATCGAACAGATCGTGTCCGCCGGCGCCGGTGGCCGTTTGCTGGACCGCCCCTGAAATTCCGGTCGCCGAACCCAGTTATCGCTTTTGGGTGAGCGCATATACGCCTGCTGTCTGCGTGTCCTTCACCGTTCCGACACTTGCGGTCGGCAAACTGCTGGTGTGTCTGGAAAATTGATCGTTTCGGTCTCGGGGATCGGGGAACGCACCCTGCCCGACGTCGAGGCGTTCTGCGCGCAAATGGATGCCCGTGAGGTACCGGTTTCGCTGCTGGTGGCTCCCCGCCTGTCCGGCGGCTACCGACTCGACAGCGACCCGAAAACCGTTGACTGGCTGACCGCCCGCCGCGCCGGTGGCGACGCGATCGTGTTGCACGGCTACGACGATGCCCTCACCAGGAAGCGCCGCGGTGAGTTCGCGATTTTGCGGGCGCATGAGGCCAATCTGCGCTTGATGGCCGCCGACCGGGTCCTCGAGCACCTCGGTTTACGCACGCGGCTGTTCGCGGCTCCCGGCTGCGTGGTTTCGCCCGGTGTCGTCAAAGCATTGCCGGGCAACGGTTTTCGGATGCTGGCCGATTTGCATGGGATCACCGACCTGGTGCGGCACACCACCGTGCGGGCGCGGGTTCTCGGCATCGGCGAGGGTGTTCTCGCCGAGCCGTGGTGGTGTCGCACGGTCGTGCTGTCCGCCGAGCGGATCGCCCGGCGCGGCGGCATCGTGCGGGTGGCGGTCGCCGCGCGGCATCTCCGCAAACCCGGACCGCTGCAGGCGATGCTGGACGCGGTCGACCTGGCGTTGATGCACGACTGCACACCGACGGTGTATCGCTGGCGTCGTGACAAGGCCTTGCTCGACGCCGCCTGACGAATCGACTGCCTGACCTGCTGTCCGGGGCACTACCCTGGACCGACATGAGCGTTTCTTCGGTTGCCGGGTTCGGCGCTGATGCCATCGTCGTCGGGGCGGGGCTGTCCGGCCTGGTCGCCGCCTGCGAACTGGTGGATCGCGGCCTGCGGGTGCTGATCCTCGACCAGGAGAACAGCGCCAACCTGGGCGGGCAGGCGTTCTGGTCCTTCGGCGGTCTGTTCTTCGTCGACAGCCCCGAGCAGCGCCGGTTGGGCATCCGCGACAGCCACGAGCTCGCGCTGCAGGACTGGCTGGGTACGGCGGCGTTCGACCGGCCCGAGGACTACTGGCCGCGCCAATGGGCCCATGCCTACGTCGATTTCGCCGCGGGGGAGAAGCGCAGCTGGCTGCGCGCCCGCGGGCTCAAGCTTTTCCCTTTGGTGGGGTGGGCCGAGCGCGGCGGGTATGACGCGCAGGGGCACGGCAATTCGGTTCCGCGCTTCCACATCACCTGGGGCACCGGGCCCGCGCTGGTCGAGATCTTCGCCCGTCAACTGCGCGACCGCTCCACGGTGCGCTTCGCGCACCGCCATCAGGTCGACGAGTTGATCGTCGAGAATGACGCGGTGACGGGCGTCCGGGGGACGGTGCTGGAGTCCTCAACCGCGCCGCGCGGCGTCGCCTCGTCACGAAAGGCCGTCGGGGAGTTCGAGTTCCGAGCCGCTGCGGTGATCGTGACGAGTGGTGGCATCGGGGGGAACCACGAGCTGGTGCGCAAGAATTGGCCGAAGCGGATGGGCCGCGTGCCCGAGCAATTGCTCAGCGGCGTGCCGGCACACGTCGACGGCCGGATGATCGGCATCACGCAGAAGGCCGGCGCGCGGGTGATCAACCCGGACCGGATGTGGCACTACACCGAGGGCATCACCAACTACGACCCGATCTGGCCGCTGCACGGAATTCGCATCATCCCGGGCCCGTCGTCGCTGTGGCTGGATGCGAACGGCAAGCGGTTGCCGGTTCCCCTGTATCCCGGTTTCGACACACTTGGCACGCTCGAGTACATCACCCGATCCGGGTTCGACTACACGTGGTTTGTGTTGAACGCCAAGATCATTGAGAAGGAATTCGCGCTTTCCGGGCAGGAACAGAATCCCGATCTGACCGGGCAGAGCGTGCGCGAGCTGCTGCGGAACCGGGCACGCTCCGGACCGCCGGGGCCCGTGCAGGCGTTCGTCGATCGTGGCGTGGACTTCGTCAGCGCGGATTCGTTGCGGGACCTGGTGTCCGCGATGAACAAGCTGCCCGACGTGCAACCGCTGGACTACGCCACGGTGGAGGCCGAGGTCACCGCGCGGGACCGGGAGGTCGCCAACAGGTTCAGCAAGGACGGCCAGATCACCGCGATCCGTGCGGCCCGCGGCTATCTGGGCGACCGGCTGGGCCGGGTCGTGGCGCCGCACCGGTTGACCGATCCGAAGGCCGGGCCGATGATCGCGGTCAAGCTGCACATCTTGACGCGAAAGACGCTGGGCGGCATCGAAACCGATCTTGCCGCACGGGTGTTGACCTCCGACGGCACTCCGCTGAGCGGGCTGTACGCCGCCGGCGAGGCGGCGGGCTTCGGCGGCGGGGGCGTGCACGGCTACCGCGCGCTGGAGGGCACATTCCTGGGTGGGTGCATCTTCTCGGGCCGCGCCGCCGGCCGCGGCGCCGCCGACGACATCACCTAGCTGCTCGCGCTAGAAGGTGACGGCGTCCTCTTCGGGCAGCACCTGGAAGTCGGTGCTGGTCATCTCGGTGAGCCGGCCGTAGTAGATGCCACGCGCATCGGGGGCGATGATCCCCTGGTGGATGGGGACGGCGCGCGCTGGTGCCACCGCGCGAAGGTAATCGACCGCTTCCGAAACCTTCATCCACGGGGCCGCCGCCGGGGTGGCCAAAACGTCCACCGGCTCGTCGGGCACGAACAGAGCGTCGCCGGGATGCATCAACCGGGCGGGATGCTCGCCGTCGCCGATGAGAAACGAAATGTTCTCGATCACAGGGATTTCCGGGTGGATGACGGCGTGCTTTCCCCCCAAGGCCCGCACGGTCAGCTCACCGATCTGCAGTTCGTCGCCGACGTGTACCTCGCGGCAGGGCGCGCCGAGTTGCGCGGCGGTCTGTGGGTCGGCATACAGCGCGACATCCGGGTTACCCTCGAGCAGTGCCGGCAACCGTTTCCCGTCGACGTGGTCGGGGTGCTGATGAGTGATCAAGATGGCGGTTAAGCCGGTGATTCCCTCGAAACCGTGGGCGAAGGTACCGGGATCAAACAGCACGCGTGTCTGGTCGAACTCGGCGAGTAGGCACGAATGACCGAAATGCGTCAGTTGCATATCTACGATTGTGCCTTGATGGACAAGCTGCCGCTGCGCGTGATCCTGGCCACGATGCTGGTCGCCGGCGCCCTCGCGGTCGCGCTGGTCGTCGTCATCCCTGCGCACGGTGAGCCCGAGACCTGCCCCGCCATGTGCGACCGGATCCCCAACACCGCGTGGATCGATCAGCGTGCCGTGCCGCTGGACGCGGTGTACCACTGGCCCGCGCTCGCCGGTCAGGCGGTCCAGACGACGGGCTCGGCGCCCGGCCCCCGGTTTCGGTTCGAGGAGCTGTGCGCCACGCCGGCCACCGCTCGGGACCCCCGCGACTCGGCGGTCTCCGCCCGTTCGACGGTGCAGCATCCGGACGGTCAGTGGCAGTTGCAGGCCCAAATCCTGCATTGGCGCGGTGATACGGCCCGCGGTGGCGAGATCGCGGCCGAGGCGTTCCGTCGCGCCGTCGCCGCGTTGCGGAGTTGCCAGCAGCGTGCGCCGCAGCAATCGCCGTCGTTGACCAGCGACGACACCAACCGCATGGCCGCCGTGATCAGCGGCCCGGTGGTGATGCACACCTACCTTTTCGCCCACCCGGCCAGCAGCACGGTCAGCGAGGTCACGCTCTGGTCGACGTCCCCGCCGCAGGCGCCCTGGCCGGCGATGGCCGACGACCCGGTGCTGGGCGCCATGGGCGCGCCGCTGTGTGAAGCCTACATTGCCTCGTGCCCGTGAGGGCGAGCTGCGGTTTCGCCGGTAGAGTTGGCGGCGAAACGCCAACTGAGGAGGAGCGCCGGTGGCCCGGGTGATCGTGAGCGTGATGCCCAAAGCGGAGATTCTGGACCCGCAGGGTCAGGCGATCGTCGGCGCGCTGGGCCGCCTCGGTCACCCGGGGATATCAGATGTCCGGCAGGGCAAGAGGTTTGAGCTCGAAGTGGACGACAGCGTGGACGACTCGGCGCTCGCCGAGATCGCCGAATCGCTGTTGGCGAACACCGTGATCGAGGACTGGACGATCAGCCGGGAGACGACGTGACCGCACGCATCGGGATCATCACGTTTCCCGGCACGCTCGACGACGTGGACGCCGCCCGGGCGGCCCGGCGCGTCGGCGCGGAGCCGGTCAACCTGTGGCACGCCGACGCCGATTTGAAAAGCGTCGACGCCGTGGTGGTTCCGGGCGGCTTCTCCTACGGTGACTACCTGCGGGCGGGGGCGATCGCCAGGTTTGCCCCGGTTATGACCGAAGTGGTGGACGCCGCGCGGCGCGGGATGCCGGTCTTGGGTATCTGCAACGGTTTTCAAGTGCTCTGCGAGGCCGGCCTGCTGCCCGGTGCCCTGACCCGCAACGTGGGTTTGCATTTCATCTGCCGTGACGTGTGGCTGCGGGTGGCGTCGACGTCGACGGCGTGGACGTCGCGTTTCGAACCGGACGCCGATCTGCTGGTGCCGCTGAAGTCCGGCGAGGGCCGCTACGTGGCGCCCGCCGAGGTGCTCGAGGAGCTCGAGGGCGACGGGCGGGTGGTGTTCCGGTACCACGAGAACGCCAACGGTTCGCAACATGACATCGCCGGCGTCAGCTCCGCCGACGGCCGCGTGGTGGGCCTGATGCCGCATCCCGAGCATGCCATCGAGGCGCTGACCGGGCCCTCCGACGACGGCTTGGGCCTGTTCTACTCGGTGCTGGACGGGGTCCTCGCCGGCTGATCGGAAATGCCTGCGGCACAGCATAATTCGTCGAAGGCCGCGCTGATGGCGTCCGTCGCCTCATGCGCGTCGTCGAACGTCTGATCGTCGGTCAGCACCGCGACGCCGAGCCGGTCGACGTAGCTCCACACGGTGATGTTGACCGGGGCGCCGGGCGAGAGCACACCCGTGGAATAGATCTCGCTGACGGCCGCGCCGCCGAAGTGGCCCCGTTCGCGCGGTCCGACCACGCTGGATACGGCGACGTTCATCAGCTTGTTGGGCATGTCGCGCAGACCCAGCCAGCGAAATGCCGCCGGGGCGAAGGCGGTCGGCAGGTAGGCCATCATCTTCCCGTACAGCTGCGGGCCGAGGATCTCGTGGTCTTCCTTGGCGATCCGGGTGGCCACCGAGATCAGCCGGGCCCGTTCGATCGGGTCGTCGACATGCACCGGCAGCGAAATCATCAGCCCGCTGATCTCGTTGCCGGTGATCCGGTCCGACTTGTCGGTGGCGGTCGGCACCGACGCGATGATCGGGCGGTCGGCCGCGCCGTCGTAGGCCAGCAAGAGCGTTCGCAACCCGCCGGCCGCCGTCGCCAGCACCAGATCGGTCATGGTGATGCCCAACGCTTTTGCCGTCGCCTTGGCCTGCGGCAGCGGTAACGACGTGCTGGCGAACCAGCGCCGGGGTGAGACCACATGGTTGAGAAACGTCGGGGGCGCGTCAAAAGCATCGGCGAGATCGGGGTGGTCTCCGCGCTCGCGGGAGCGACGCCGCACCCGCATCAGCCCCACGGCCGCGTCTTTGAGCAGCCGTGGCAGTTGCGCGAGTTGCCGGACGTGGTCGCGCGCGGCGGCGCGCAGCAGGTCGGCATCGGAAACCGTGACACCGGCTTCGTCGTTGTCGCGCTCGTCGGTGAGCCCGTCCCGCAGATCCATCGCGCGCGCCAGGAGGTTGACCGACGCGACACCGTCGGCCAACGCGTGGTGCACCTTGCCGATCAAGGCGAACCGGCCGTCGGCCAGTCCCTCGGCGAAGTGAAATTCCCACAGCGGCCGGGTGCGGTCCAACGGGGTCGACGCCACCTCGCCGATGACCCGATCGAGCTCTCGCCGCCCGCCCGGCGCGGGCACCCGGACGCGACGGAGGTGATAGTCCAGGTCGACCTCACAGTTTTCCTGCCACATCGGGTGATGCAGGTGCCACGGGATGTCAACGAGCTTGTAGCGCAACGGTTCCAGCAGGTGAAGCCGCCGGCGCACGTGGCGGCGGAACGCGTCGAACCCGAACTCGCCGTCGCAGTCGGCCGGGTCGATGATCGCCACCTTCAGCGTGTGCGTGTGCAGGTTGGGCGTCTCGCTGTAGAGCAGCATGGCGTCCATGCCGTTGAGTCTTTTCACACGTCACCTCGCCCTGCCGACGCGACCAGGCCAACAACTATGCCGCAGGGCGCCGGCCGCCGGCGCGGATTGGCGGCATCCTCAGCCGAGGATCGGAAACCGGCGCTGCTCGGCCAACCGCTTCAGCGCGTCCTCCATGACGGCGCGGACATGGGCGTCGACCTCGTCGATGTCGGGGTCCTCACCGAAGCGCGCGGTGACGTCGATCGGCTCGAGCACCTCGGTGACGACCTTTGCCGGCAGCGGCAGGTTGGGCGGGAAGATCACGCTGAGCCCGAACGGGAACCCGACGCTGACCGGCAGGATGTCCATGCGGGCCTTCGTTAGCCCCAGCTTGCGGGCCAGCCAGTTGCCCCGGGTCAAAAACAGCTGGGTCTCCTGGGCGCCGATCGACACTGTCGGCACGATCGGCACGCCGGCTTCGATCGCCGTTCGCACGTAGCCGGTGCGCCCGTTGAAGTCGATGGTGTTGGCGCTGAACGTCGGGCGGTACGAGTCGTAGTCGCCGCCGGGAAACACCAGCACCACCGCGCCCGAATGCAGGGCGGCGGCGGCGTTTTCGCGGCTGGCCTCGATCACCCCGAGGCGGCGCAGCCAGCCGTCCAAGGGCCCCATGAAGATCCCGTAATGGCCGAGCGTGTAGACGGGGCGGTCGTAGCCGAACCTTTCGTAGAAGGCCGGGGAAAAGATCAACACGTCCGGTGTCAGCATGCCGCCGGAGTGGTTGGAGACCACCAGCGCCCCACCGGACGGCGGGACGTTGTCGATGTTTCGCACCTCGGCCCGGTAATACCGTTTGATGGCCGGCCCGAGCGCGTTGGCGACCCGTTCGGTGAAGGCCGGATCCCATTTGGCGGTCTCGTGATTGTCCGCCGCGCCCGCACCGCTGCCCTTCATGGCTCCCCGCTGTCGTGATCGTGCCATTTGCTATTGGTTGCCGGTGTGACGCCGGTCTCAAACCTCAGGCCATGGATGACATATGATACTTTCGAATTTGGAGAATGTCATATTCGTTTGCTGGGGGCGACCCGGCGCTGGGGGATCATGTCCGAGAAGGTTCTTGTCACCGGGGGTTTCGGGCTCGTCGGCTCACAAACGGTGCGTCGGCTGGTCGCCGACGGCCACCGCGTGGTCGCGACGGATCTGGGCACCCCCACCCAGCGCAAGGCGGCGAGGACGCTGCCCGACGGCGTCGAGGCGCACTGGGCCGATCTGACCGACCCGGGCCATGTCGACCGCCTGCTCGC
Coding sequences within it:
- a CDS encoding DHA2 family efflux MFS transporter permease subunit — its product is MLSNAMDEASYAAAGAPLPHAPAGQPGADTREYPDKLDAELLRISGVCILATVMAILDVTVVSVAQRTFIDQFASSQAVVAWTMTGYTLALATVIPITGWAADRFGTKRLFIGSVLAFMLGSLLCAIAANILQLIIFRVVQGVGGGMLLPLGFMILTREAGPARLGRLMSILSIPMLLAPIGGPILGGWLIDTSSWRWIFLINVPIGLLTIVLAAIVFPRDHPVRSETFDAVGVLLLSPGLAMFLFAVSSVPGRGTVADRHVVIPATIGLALIAGFVAHAWHRADHPLIDLRLFRNPVLTHANVTMLVFATAFFGAGLLLPSYFQQVLHQTPMQAGVHLIPQGLGAMLTMRLTGPLVDRQGPGKIVLVGIVLITAGLGAFAFGVAKQAHYLPVLLVALAVTGLGMGCTMMPLSVAAVQALAPHQIARGTTLMSVNHQVGGSMGTALMSMILTNQFNRSQNIVAANKVAALHQRATVDGVPVDQSAIPRQALVPGFWGNVVHDLSHAYTAVFVIAVVLVVCTIIPASFLPKKPASETAGEQRIRVL
- a CDS encoding DUF2334 domain-containing protein; this translates as MSGKLIVSVSGIGERTLPDVEAFCAQMDAREVPVSLLVAPRLSGGYRLDSDPKTVDWLTARRAGGDAIVLHGYDDALTRKRRGEFAILRAHEANLRLMAADRVLEHLGLRTRLFAAPGCVVSPGVVKALPGNGFRMLADLHGITDLVRHTTVRARVLGIGEGVLAEPWWCRTVVLSAERIARRGGIVRVAVAARHLRKPGPLQAMLDAVDLALMHDCTPTVYRWRRDKALLDAA
- a CDS encoding FAD-binding dehydrogenase, translated to MSVSSVAGFGADAIVVGAGLSGLVAACELVDRGLRVLILDQENSANLGGQAFWSFGGLFFVDSPEQRRLGIRDSHELALQDWLGTAAFDRPEDYWPRQWAHAYVDFAAGEKRSWLRARGLKLFPLVGWAERGGYDAQGHGNSVPRFHITWGTGPALVEIFARQLRDRSTVRFAHRHQVDELIVENDAVTGVRGTVLESSTAPRGVASSRKAVGEFEFRAAAVIVTSGGIGGNHELVRKNWPKRMGRVPEQLLSGVPAHVDGRMIGITQKAGARVINPDRMWHYTEGITNYDPIWPLHGIRIIPGPSSLWLDANGKRLPVPLYPGFDTLGTLEYITRSGFDYTWFVLNAKIIEKEFALSGQEQNPDLTGQSVRELLRNRARSGPPGPVQAFVDRGVDFVSADSLRDLVSAMNKLPDVQPLDYATVEAEVTARDREVANRFSKDGQITAIRAARGYLGDRLGRVVAPHRLTDPKAGPMIAVKLHILTRKTLGGIETDLAARVLTSDGTPLSGLYAAGEAAGFGGGGVHGYRALEGTFLGGCIFSGRAAGRGAADDIT
- a CDS encoding MBL fold metallo-hydrolase gives rise to the protein MQLTHFGHSCLLAEFDQTRVLFDPGTFAHGFEGITGLTAILITHQHPDHVDGKRLPALLEGNPDVALYADPQTAAQLGAPCREVHVGDELQIGELTVRALGGKHAVIHPEIPVIENISFLIGDGEHPARLMHPGDALFVPDEPVDVLATPAAAPWMKVSEAVDYLRAVAPARAVPIHQGIIAPDARGIYYGRLTEMTSTDFQVLPEEDAVTF
- a CDS encoding ATPase, producing the protein MTEMRQLHIYDCALMDKLPLRVILATMLVAGALAVALVVVIPAHGEPETCPAMCDRIPNTAWIDQRAVPLDAVYHWPALAGQAVQTTGSAPGPRFRFEELCATPATARDPRDSAVSARSTVQHPDGQWQLQAQILHWRGDTARGGEIAAEAFRRAVAALRSCQQRAPQQSPSLTSDDTNRMAAVISGPVVMHTYLFAHPASSTVSEVTLWSTSPPQAPWPAMADDPVLGAMGAPLCEAYIASCP
- the purS gene encoding phosphoribosylformylglycinamidine synthase subunit PurS; the encoded protein is MARVIVSVMPKAEILDPQGQAIVGALGRLGHPGISDVRQGKRFELEVDDSVDDSALAEIAESLLANTVIEDWTISRETT
- the purQ gene encoding phosphoribosylformylglycinamidine synthase subunit PurQ, translated to MTARIGIITFPGTLDDVDAARAARRVGAEPVNLWHADADLKSVDAVVVPGGFSYGDYLRAGAIARFAPVMTEVVDAARRGMPVLGICNGFQVLCEAGLLPGALTRNVGLHFICRDVWLRVASTSTAWTSRFEPDADLLVPLKSGEGRYVAPAEVLEELEGDGRVVFRYHENANGSQHDIAGVSSADGRVVGLMPHPEHAIEALTGPSDDGLGLFYSVLDGVLAG
- a CDS encoding wax ester/triacylglycerol synthase family O-acyltransferase, whose product is MKRLNGMDAMLLYSETPNLHTHTLKVAIIDPADCDGEFGFDAFRRHVRRRLHLLEPLRYKLVDIPWHLHHPMWQENCEVDLDYHLRRVRVPAPGGRRELDRVIGEVASTPLDRTRPLWEFHFAEGLADGRFALIGKVHHALADGVASVNLLARAMDLRDGLTDERDNDEAGVTVSDADLLRAAARDHVRQLAQLPRLLKDAAVGLMRVRRRSRERGDHPDLADAFDAPPTFLNHVVSPRRWFASTSLPLPQAKATAKALGITMTDLVLATAAGGLRTLLLAYDGAADRPIIASVPTATDKSDRITGNEISGLMISLPVHVDDPIERARLISVATRIAKEDHEILGPQLYGKMMAYLPTAFAPAAFRWLGLRDMPNKLMNVAVSSVVGPRERGHFGGAAVSEIYSTGVLSPGAPVNITVWSYVDRLGVAVLTDDQTFDDAHEATDAISAAFDELCCAAGISDQPARTPSSTE
- a CDS encoding lysophospholipid acyltransferase family protein, whose amino-acid sequence is MKGSGAGAADNHETAKWDPAFTERVANALGPAIKRYYRAEVRNIDNVPPSGGALVVSNHSGGMLTPDVLIFSPAFYERFGYDRPVYTLGHYGIFMGPLDGWLRRLGVIEASRENAAAALHSGAVVLVFPGGDYDSYRPTFSANTIDFNGRTGYVRTAIEAGVPIVPTVSIGAQETQLFLTRGNWLARKLGLTKARMDILPVSVGFPFGLSVIFPPNLPLPAKVVTEVLEPIDVTARFGEDPDIDEVDAHVRAVMEDALKRLAEQRRFPILG